One window of the Desulfovibrio intestinalis genome contains the following:
- a CDS encoding TetR/AcrR family transcriptional regulator: MLIKQKHWLEQGNAFHDHYKKCRDAMSNAVKNDGNAPVAAMPPEQLHPVAEQGKQGRNAAQTRQRILVAARCLFAKNNYESVGTREIAAKAGVNATLINRYFGSKKKLFAAVVNSLTELAKAPGSSIRDTLDQALDSIVLAKEHNIWIDEFRIILFSALNPEVADIISDFFEQKRQTFRERLGGPSMGAKADVAYSLLTGSAVILTLLRSKKYSKKDREDFRHGLGLVLDQLLAPEALAPAH; this comes from the coding sequence ATGTTGATAAAACAAAAACATTGGTTGGAGCAGGGCAACGCCTTTCACGACCATTATAAAAAATGCAGGGACGCTATGAGCAATGCAGTCAAAAATGACGGCAATGCCCCTGTAGCCGCCATGCCTCCCGAACAATTGCACCCAGTGGCGGAGCAGGGCAAACAAGGCCGCAATGCGGCACAAACTCGACAGCGGATACTGGTTGCAGCACGTTGTCTTTTTGCCAAAAATAACTACGAAAGTGTGGGCACGAGAGAAATTGCGGCAAAGGCTGGGGTGAACGCCACCCTTATCAACAGATACTTTGGTTCCAAGAAAAAATTGTTTGCAGCAGTAGTGAATTCCTTGACCGAGCTCGCCAAGGCGCCAGGGTCGAGTATCAGGGATACCCTTGATCAGGCTTTGGACAGCATAGTGCTCGCGAAGGAGCATAACATATGGATAGACGAGTTTCGGATCATCCTTTTTTCTGCCCTTAATCCGGAAGTTGCAGACATCATCTCTGATTTTTTTGAGCAAAAACGTCAAACATTCAGAGAACGCCTGGGTGGCCCAAGCATGGGGGCCAAGGCGGATGTTGCCTATTCTCTGCTCACGGGTTCGGCTGTGATTCTAACTCTCTTGCGCAGCAAGAAGTACAGTAAAAAAGACCGGGAAGATTTTCGTCATGGTCTTGGTCTGGTACTGGATCAACTTCTTGCCCCCGAGGCGTTGGCACCCGCACATTGA